The Burkholderia cepacia ATCC 25416 genome includes a window with the following:
- a CDS encoding ABC transporter permease subunit, giving the protein MLAYALRRTLWAVPTILAVVTVCYLLLHLTPGGPFDTEKQLSAATLANLNAKYHLDQPLWKQYLMYLNALLHGDLGPSFRYVDWSVNDLVRKALPVSLGVGGLSIPISIGLGVLLGTVAAVRRDSFIDRIVMLIGNIGNVVPPFVLGPVLVWIFAILLKTSAGNGWLPAGGWGDGGWQYRLLPIVLLTFINMSLLARVMRGSMIETLSSNYIRTARAKGLPGSTIVLRHALKPALMPVVSLVGTVCISSITAAVVTESVFALPGLGQLVVNGAINRDYTLVLGLVVLTTVCAVLFNLLVDLAYAWLDPRIRY; this is encoded by the coding sequence ATGCTGGCCTACGCATTGAGGCGTACGTTGTGGGCGGTGCCGACGATCCTCGCGGTCGTCACCGTCTGCTACCTGCTGCTGCACCTGACGCCCGGTGGCCCGTTCGATACGGAAAAGCAGCTGTCCGCGGCGACGCTCGCGAACCTGAACGCGAAGTATCACCTCGACCAGCCGCTGTGGAAGCAGTACCTGATGTACCTGAACGCGCTGCTGCACGGCGATCTCGGTCCGTCGTTCCGTTACGTCGACTGGTCCGTGAACGACCTGGTGCGCAAGGCGCTGCCGGTGAGCCTCGGCGTGGGCGGCCTGTCGATCCCGATCTCGATCGGGCTCGGCGTGCTGCTCGGCACCGTCGCGGCCGTGCGCCGCGACAGCTTCATCGACCGCATCGTGATGCTGATCGGCAACATCGGCAACGTCGTGCCGCCGTTCGTGCTCGGCCCCGTGCTCGTGTGGATCTTCGCGATCCTGCTGAAGACGTCGGCCGGTAACGGCTGGCTGCCGGCGGGCGGCTGGGGCGACGGCGGCTGGCAGTACCGGCTGCTGCCGATCGTGCTGCTGACCTTCATCAACATGTCGCTGCTCGCGCGCGTGATGCGCGGCTCGATGATCGAGACGCTGTCGAGCAACTACATCCGCACCGCGCGCGCGAAGGGCCTGCCGGGCTCGACGATCGTGCTGCGCCACGCGCTGAAGCCCGCGCTGATGCCGGTCGTGTCGCTGGTCGGCACGGTCTGCATCTCGTCGATCACCGCGGCCGTCGTCACCGAATCGGTGTTCGCGCTGCCGGGCCTCGGCCAGCTCGTCGTGAACGGTGCGATCAACCGCGACTACACGCTCGTGCTCGGCCTCGTCGTGCTGACCACCGTCTGCGCCGTGCTGTTCAACCTGCTGGTCGACCTCGCGTACGCGTGGCTCGATCCGCGCATCCGTTATTGA
- a CDS encoding ABC transporter ATP-binding protein, with amino-acid sequence MGALLEVDNLGVRFTRKDAPPVDAVSGVSFSLEAGKTLGIVGESGSGKSQTVMALLGLLAGNGTTTGAARYRGDNLLEMDARALNKVRGDRIAMIFQDPMTSLNPFLTIERQMTETLQLHRKLSRREATKRAIEALESVRIPDAARRIRMYPHEFSGGMRQRVMIAMALLSEPEILIADEPTTALDVTVQAQIIDLLRELNRERGTAIVLITHDMGVVAGLADDVMVMYAGRTVEYAPAESIFAAPSHPYTIGLLNALPRLTDADDAPLVAIPGNPPMPGTAPAGCAFAKRCTYAEERCGAARPALETYGAVGAVRACHRPVADLTGGLR; translated from the coding sequence ATGGGTGCACTGCTGGAAGTAGACAACCTCGGCGTGCGCTTCACGCGCAAGGACGCGCCGCCGGTCGACGCCGTGAGCGGCGTGTCGTTCTCGCTCGAAGCCGGCAAGACGCTCGGCATCGTCGGCGAATCGGGCTCGGGCAAGAGCCAGACCGTGATGGCGCTGCTCGGCCTGCTGGCCGGCAACGGCACGACGACGGGCGCCGCGCGCTATCGCGGCGACAACCTGCTCGAGATGGATGCACGCGCGCTGAACAAGGTGCGCGGCGACCGGATCGCGATGATTTTCCAGGACCCGATGACGTCGCTCAATCCGTTCCTGACGATCGAGCGGCAGATGACCGAGACGCTGCAGCTGCATCGCAAGCTGTCGCGCAGGGAAGCCACGAAGCGCGCGATCGAGGCGCTCGAATCAGTGCGTATCCCGGACGCGGCGCGCCGCATCCGCATGTATCCGCACGAGTTCTCGGGCGGGATGCGCCAGCGCGTGATGATCGCGATGGCGCTGCTGTCCGAGCCGGAGATCCTGATCGCCGACGAGCCGACCACCGCGCTCGACGTGACCGTGCAGGCGCAGATCATCGACCTGCTGCGCGAGCTGAACCGCGAGCGCGGCACGGCGATCGTGCTGATCACGCACGACATGGGCGTGGTCGCGGGCCTCGCGGACGACGTGATGGTCATGTATGCGGGCCGCACCGTCGAATACGCGCCGGCCGAATCGATTTTCGCGGCGCCGTCGCATCCGTACACGATCGGCCTGCTCAACGCGCTGCCGCGCCTGACCGACGCGGACGATGCGCCGCTCGTCGCGATTCCCGGCAATCCGCCGATGCCCGGCACCGCGCCGGCCGGCTGCGCGTTCGCGAAGCGCTGCACGTATGCGGAAGAACGCTGCGGCGCGGCGCGCCCGGCGCTCGAAACCTATGGCGCCGTGGGCGCGGTGC
- a CDS encoding peptide MFS transporter, translated as MMQPPVSQTRSFTTVFLIEMWERFGYYGMAALLVLFMVDRLGFTDSHANLTWGAFTALVYAAPSIGGWIGDKVLGARRTMIIGASVLCAGYLMLSVPNDQLTYMYASLGVIVVGNGLFKANAANLVRRIYEGDDARIDSAFTIYYMAVNIGSTVSMLATPWIKDHWGWHTAFAVCCGGMLLAILNFMLMHRTLAHVGSLPDDQPIRWKRLGAVALGGVGLALVTLYVLQHKQLAVASVWTAAFAILAIFAYMIAKSERSERAGLIAALVLIGQVILFFIFYVQMSTSLTLFALRNVDPRFMLFGTTLFTWSAAQFQALNPIWIMLLSPVLVWVYNAVAKGGRDLPVAAKYALGFGAVAAGYLVFTISGRFAVDGRVSSWFMVWGYGLYSLGELLVSGLGLAMIARYVPARMSGFMMGAYFVATGVSQYLGSVVANFAQMPSHELPATESLPLYLSLFEKLGWLAAIGMLLALLLLPLMNRLSRQHQRCAEERREESLQAQGAATAQ; from the coding sequence ATGATGCAACCACCTGTTTCACAAACCCGATCGTTCACGACGGTCTTCCTCATCGAAATGTGGGAGCGTTTCGGCTACTACGGCATGGCCGCGCTCCTGGTCCTCTTCATGGTCGACCGGCTCGGTTTCACCGACAGCCATGCGAACCTGACCTGGGGTGCGTTTACCGCACTCGTCTATGCCGCGCCGTCGATCGGCGGCTGGATCGGCGACAAGGTGCTCGGCGCCCGCCGCACGATGATCATCGGCGCGTCCGTGCTCTGCGCCGGCTACCTGATGCTGTCGGTACCGAACGACCAGCTGACGTACATGTACGCGTCGCTCGGCGTGATCGTCGTCGGCAACGGCCTGTTCAAGGCCAACGCGGCGAACCTCGTGCGCCGCATCTATGAAGGCGACGACGCGCGCATCGACAGCGCGTTCACGATCTACTACATGGCGGTCAACATCGGCTCGACGGTGTCGATGCTCGCGACGCCGTGGATCAAGGATCACTGGGGCTGGCACACCGCGTTCGCGGTCTGCTGCGGCGGCATGCTGCTCGCGATCCTCAACTTCATGCTGATGCATCGCACGCTCGCACACGTCGGCTCGCTGCCCGACGACCAGCCGATCCGCTGGAAGCGCCTCGGCGCGGTCGCCCTGGGCGGTGTCGGGCTCGCGCTGGTCACGCTGTACGTGCTGCAGCACAAGCAGCTCGCCGTCGCCAGCGTGTGGACGGCAGCGTTCGCGATCCTCGCGATCTTCGCGTACATGATCGCGAAGTCGGAGCGCTCGGAGCGCGCCGGCCTGATCGCGGCGCTCGTGCTGATCGGCCAGGTGATCCTGTTCTTCATCTTCTACGTGCAGATGTCGACGTCGCTGACGCTGTTCGCGCTGCGCAACGTCGATCCGCGCTTCATGCTGTTCGGCACGACGCTGTTCACGTGGAGCGCCGCGCAGTTCCAGGCGCTGAACCCGATCTGGATCATGCTGCTCAGCCCGGTGCTCGTGTGGGTCTACAACGCCGTCGCGAAGGGCGGCCGTGACCTGCCGGTCGCCGCGAAGTACGCGCTCGGCTTCGGCGCAGTGGCCGCAGGCTACCTGGTGTTCACGATCAGCGGCCGCTTTGCGGTGGACGGCCGCGTGTCGTCGTGGTTCATGGTGTGGGGCTACGGCCTCTACTCGCTCGGCGAACTGCTGGTGAGCGGCCTCGGCCTCGCGATGATCGCCCGCTACGTGCCGGCACGCATGAGCGGCTTCATGATGGGTGCGTACTTCGTCGCGACGGGCGTGTCGCAGTATCTGGGCAGCGTCGTCGCGAACTTCGCGCAGATGCCGTCGCACGAACTGCCGGCCACCGAATCGCTGCCGCTCTACCTGTCGCTGTTCGAGAAGCTCGGCTGGCTCGCCGCGATCGGCATGCTGCTCGCGCTGCTGCTGCTGCCGCTGATGAACCGCCTGTCGCGCCAGCACCAACGTTGTGCGGAAGAGCGCCGCGAGGAATCGCTGCAGGCGCAGGGTGCCGCCACGGCCCAGTAA
- a CDS encoding OpgC domain-containing protein: MSLSVPPATARPPRGGRLIEVDFFRGIVLLMIVVDHIGASVLSRVTLHAFALCDAAEVFVFLGGFATASAYGAIAERHGARAAQRRFVRRAMQIYRAFLATSTLMLVVSAVLDHYGIDAPNLALDDVSVMLASPLTGLAELLTFQRQPYLASVLPMYVLFALASPVLVPFARRHPWLLVALGVASWIAAGWLGPELLDTDGFRWSFNPFAWQLMFVAGVLARCQPFYRRIALGRWGAAATGLACAVVLGCASYKLFSGLPLPEGVFKRDLALPRVVSFAAIAWLMADCVRFGWIARIAQGVRPVVAVGQRGLICFVAGAAISLVIDSLLHPVVGSADLRHVGVGLVADACALGLMMAVAGSGTWIARWRGAAA; this comes from the coding sequence ATGTCGTTGAGCGTGCCGCCCGCCACCGCTCGGCCGCCGCGCGGCGGCCGCCTGATCGAAGTGGATTTCTTCCGCGGCATCGTGCTGTTGATGATCGTCGTCGATCACATCGGCGCGAGCGTGTTGTCGCGCGTCACGCTGCACGCGTTCGCGCTGTGCGACGCGGCCGAGGTCTTCGTCTTTCTCGGCGGTTTCGCGACCGCGAGCGCCTATGGCGCGATCGCCGAACGGCACGGCGCGCGCGCCGCGCAACGGCGGTTCGTGCGCCGCGCGATGCAGATCTACCGCGCGTTTCTCGCGACCTCGACGCTGATGCTCGTCGTGTCGGCCGTGCTCGACCATTACGGGATCGATGCGCCGAACCTCGCGCTCGACGACGTCAGCGTGATGCTCGCCTCGCCGCTCACGGGCCTGGCCGAGCTGCTGACGTTCCAGCGCCAGCCCTATCTCGCGTCGGTGCTGCCGATGTACGTGCTGTTCGCGCTCGCGTCGCCGGTGCTCGTGCCGTTCGCGCGCCGGCATCCGTGGCTGCTCGTCGCGCTCGGCGTCGCGTCGTGGATCGCGGCGGGCTGGCTCGGCCCCGAGCTGCTGGACACCGACGGATTCCGCTGGAGTTTCAATCCGTTCGCGTGGCAACTGATGTTCGTCGCCGGCGTGCTCGCGCGCTGCCAGCCGTTCTACCGGCGCATCGCGCTCGGCCGCTGGGGGGCCGCGGCGACCGGGCTGGCCTGCGCGGTCGTGCTCGGCTGCGCGAGCTACAAGCTGTTCTCGGGGCTGCCGCTGCCGGAAGGCGTGTTCAAGCGCGATCTCGCGCTGCCGCGCGTCGTGAGCTTCGCGGCCATCGCGTGGCTGATGGCCGATTGCGTGCGCTTCGGCTGGATCGCGCGGATCGCGCAGGGCGTGCGGCCGGTCGTGGCCGTGGGCCAGCGCGGGCTGATCTGCTTCGTCGCGGGCGCGGCGATCTCGCTCGTCATCGATTCGCTCCTGCATCCGGTCGTGGGCAGTGCCGACCTGCGGCACGTCGGCGTGGGCCTCGTGGCCGACGCGTGCGCGCTCGGGCTGATGATGGCCGTGGCCGGTTCGGGAACGTGGATCGCGCGGTGGCGCGGTGCGGCCGCGTGA
- a CDS encoding ABC transporter permease, protein MTPTTPVVGLPVQTDTPPRSRSPLALAMARFLHNRAAVFSLVLLALITIACFVGPWLLTADPAASDWGAISLPPTWANQHWFGTDELGRDLLVRTLIGGRVSIEVGLLGTLVSGLFGVAWGATAGFAGGRTDAVMMRVVDMMYAIPYLLIAILMMTLFGRSFMLVVLTISAFSWIDMARVVRGQTLSLRSREFVDAARAIGVSPATIVRRHVVPNLLGVVVVYATVSVPGIVLTESVLSFLGLGVQEPMTSWGVLIQDGAQKLESMPWLLLAPAVMLCVTLYCVNFVGDGLRDALDPKDR, encoded by the coding sequence ATGACTCCGACTACTCCCGTCGTCGGCCTGCCCGTGCAGACCGACACGCCGCCGCGTTCGCGCTCGCCGCTCGCGCTTGCCATGGCGCGCTTCCTTCACAACCGTGCGGCCGTGTTCAGCCTCGTGCTGCTCGCGCTGATCACGATCGCGTGTTTCGTCGGCCCGTGGCTGCTGACCGCCGACCCGGCCGCGAGCGACTGGGGCGCGATCAGCCTGCCGCCGACCTGGGCCAACCAGCACTGGTTCGGTACCGACGAGCTCGGCCGCGACCTGCTCGTGCGCACGCTGATCGGCGGACGCGTGTCGATCGAGGTCGGCTTGCTCGGCACGCTCGTGTCGGGCCTGTTCGGCGTCGCGTGGGGCGCGACCGCGGGCTTCGCGGGCGGCCGCACCGATGCCGTGATGATGCGCGTCGTCGACATGATGTACGCGATCCCGTACCTGCTGATCGCGATCCTGATGATGACCCTGTTCGGCCGCTCGTTCATGCTGGTCGTGCTGACCATCAGCGCGTTCTCGTGGATCGACATGGCGCGTGTCGTGCGCGGCCAGACGCTGTCGCTGCGCAGCCGCGAGTTCGTCGATGCGGCGCGCGCGATCGGCGTGTCGCCGGCCACGATCGTGCGGCGCCACGTGGTGCCGAACCTGCTCGGCGTGGTCGTCGTGTACGCGACGGTCTCGGTGCCGGGCATCGTGCTGACCGAATCGGTGCTGTCGTTCCTCGGCCTCGGCGTGCAGGAACCGATGACGAGCTGGGGCGTGCTGATCCAGGACGGCGCGCAGAAACTGGAATCGATGCCGTGGCTGCTGCTGGCCCCGGCCGTCATGCTGTGCGTGACGCTCTACTGCGTGAACTTCGTCGGCGATGGCCTGCGTGACGCGCTCGACCCGAAGGATCGCTGA
- a CDS encoding cupin domain-containing protein — protein MVPPTENSRSADAAAALGSKIRALRQRLKRTLDDTATAAGISKPFLSQVERGLASPSLTSLAGIAHALGVTVQYFVDTPSEERSVCRGEQLRFFGFADSANLFARLTNVSEGRQLEAILVRMPPGQKRSEVTTHAGEEFLYVIEGEVSLTLEGKTFVLQAGDSSHYQSTVPHSWVNTAKIESVVVWVGTPRLF, from the coding sequence ATGGTTCCCCCCACTGAAAACTCGCGGTCCGCAGATGCTGCCGCCGCTCTGGGCAGCAAGATTCGCGCGTTGCGCCAACGACTCAAGCGCACGCTCGACGACACCGCTACCGCCGCGGGGATTTCGAAGCCGTTTCTGTCTCAAGTCGAACGCGGGCTCGCGTCGCCGTCGCTGACATCGTTGGCCGGTATCGCGCACGCGCTCGGTGTGACGGTGCAGTACTTCGTGGATACGCCGAGCGAGGAACGCTCGGTCTGCCGAGGCGAGCAGCTGCGCTTCTTCGGGTTTGCCGATTCGGCGAACCTGTTCGCGAGGCTGACGAACGTGTCCGAAGGGCGCCAGCTGGAGGCGATCCTCGTGAGGATGCCGCCGGGGCAGAAGCGGTCTGAGGTGACGACACATGCAGGAGAGGAGTTCCTGTATGTGATTGAAGGGGAAGTGTCGCTGACGCTGGAAGGCAAGACGTTCGTCCTGCAGGCCGGTGACAGTTCGCACTATCAGTCGACGGTCCCGCACAGCTGGGTCAACACCGCGAAGATCGAGTCGGTGGTGGTCTGGGTCGGTACGCCGAGGCTGTTCTAA
- a CDS encoding peptide ABC transporter substrate-binding protein, translated as MKSLHAMSAVLAALALTPVAHAVSVPSNVALAPQQDLTRQVPAEVESLDPAHIESWTGNTIGLDLFEGLARIDAAGQVVPGVALSWERKTPTTWIFKLRRDAKWSNGQPVTAADFVYAWQRLVDPKTGSKYTILVEFVKNSKDIIAGKAAPSTLGVRAVDPYTLEVTTDVPVAFFPELTAMVPLAPVNKDTVTKLGDAWTRPGNIVSNGAYQLVDWQPNNRIVISKDAKYWNAPKVVINKVTYLPIESDETAMRMYQAGQIDYSYSIPSGIFQQVSKQFGGELRQGLQLATYYYYLNNSDPALKDKRVRQALSMVLDRDVLTQKLTQAGEKPMYGLMPNGTKGVQPFTPDWASWPMAKRVSTAKDLLKQAGYSDAKPLSFTLTYNTNDLHKKVALFAASEWRTKLGINTKLENVEFKVLMKQRHDGKVQIARDGWFADYNDAMTFFDLLRCGSAQNTVGYCNKQVDALVDEGNQKLDDKARATLLTQAHDLALNDTPMVPLFQYSADRLVKPYVGGYSLKNVIDMRASQDMYVIKH; from the coding sequence ATGAAATCCTTGCATGCCATGTCGGCCGTGCTGGCCGCGCTCGCCCTGACGCCTGTCGCCCACGCCGTTTCCGTTCCGTCGAACGTCGCGCTCGCTCCTCAACAGGACCTGACGCGCCAGGTGCCCGCCGAAGTCGAGTCGCTCGACCCGGCGCACATCGAATCGTGGACCGGCAACACGATCGGCCTCGACCTGTTCGAAGGGCTGGCGCGCATCGACGCAGCCGGCCAGGTCGTGCCGGGTGTCGCGCTGTCGTGGGAACGCAAGACGCCGACGACGTGGATCTTCAAGCTTCGCCGCGACGCGAAGTGGAGCAACGGCCAGCCGGTGACGGCCGCCGATTTCGTCTATGCATGGCAGCGCCTCGTCGATCCGAAGACGGGCTCGAAGTACACGATCCTCGTCGAGTTCGTGAAGAACTCGAAGGACATCATCGCGGGCAAGGCCGCGCCGTCGACGCTCGGCGTGCGCGCCGTCGACCCGTACACGCTGGAAGTAACGACCGACGTGCCGGTCGCGTTCTTCCCCGAGCTCACCGCGATGGTGCCGCTCGCACCGGTGAACAAGGACACGGTGACGAAGCTCGGCGACGCATGGACGCGCCCGGGCAACATCGTCAGCAACGGCGCCTACCAGCTCGTCGACTGGCAGCCGAACAACCGCATCGTGATCTCGAAGGATGCGAAATACTGGAATGCGCCGAAGGTCGTGATCAACAAGGTCACGTACCTGCCGATCGAGAGCGACGAGACGGCGATGCGCATGTACCAGGCCGGCCAGATCGACTACAGCTACTCGATCCCGTCGGGGATCTTCCAGCAGGTCAGCAAGCAGTTCGGCGGCGAACTGCGCCAGGGCCTGCAGCTCGCGACGTACTACTACTACCTGAACAACAGCGATCCGGCACTGAAGGACAAGCGCGTGCGCCAGGCGCTATCGATGGTGCTCGATCGCGACGTGCTGACCCAGAAGCTCACGCAGGCCGGCGAGAAGCCGATGTACGGCCTGATGCCGAACGGCACGAAGGGCGTGCAGCCGTTCACGCCGGACTGGGCGTCGTGGCCGATGGCCAAGCGCGTCTCGACCGCGAAGGACCTGCTGAAGCAGGCCGGCTATTCGGACGCGAAGCCGCTGTCGTTCACGCTGACCTACAACACCAACGACCTGCACAAGAAGGTCGCGCTGTTCGCGGCGTCCGAATGGCGTACCAAGCTCGGCATCAACACGAAGCTCGAGAACGTCGAGTTCAAGGTGCTGATGAAGCAGCGCCATGACGGCAAGGTGCAGATCGCGCGCGACGGCTGGTTCGCCGACTACAACGACGCGATGACGTTCTTCGACCTGCTGCGTTGCGGCAGCGCGCAGAACACCGTCGGCTACTGCAACAAGCAGGTGGACGCACTCGTCGACGAAGGCAACCAGAAGCTCGACGACAAGGCGCGTGCCACGCTGCTCACGCAGGCACACGATCTCGCACTGAACGACACGCCGATGGTGCCGCTGTTCCAGTACTCGGCCGACCGTCTCGTGAAGCCGTACGTCGGTGGCTACTCGCTGAAGAACGTGATCGACATGCGTGCGTCGCAGGACATGTACGTGATCAAGCACTGA
- the rarD gene encoding EamA family transporter RarD has product MTGYPEAGRGLMLSVAASTLFALMSAYAKLLAPLTGLDIFAWRVLWTAPGALALIALRGRWPALVDLLRRSVRDWRLLIAVPVSAALLGLQLWLFLWAPLHGRMLEVSLGYFLLPLTMVLVGRFYYHERLDPLQWTAVACAALGVAHEVWATRAFAWPTLVVALGYPPYFVLRRRINADSLAAFAVEIALLCPVAFAMVATSATRVAGHPVLWAALLPGLGVLSTLALASYLKASRMLPMALFGILGYVEPVLLVAVSLLLLGETLSVAKLATYGPIWVAVALTAWHSAMLMRRLPAHG; this is encoded by the coding sequence TGGCGGCATCGACGCTGTTCGCGCTGATGTCCGCCTACGCGAAACTGCTCGCGCCGCTCACGGGGCTCGACATCTTCGCGTGGCGCGTGTTGTGGACCGCACCGGGCGCGCTCGCGCTGATCGCGCTGCGCGGCCGCTGGCCGGCGCTCGTCGACCTCCTTCGGCGCAGCGTGCGCGACTGGCGCCTGCTGATCGCGGTGCCCGTGAGCGCCGCGCTGCTCGGATTGCAGTTGTGGCTGTTCCTGTGGGCGCCGCTGCACGGGCGCATGCTCGAAGTGTCGCTCGGCTATTTCCTGTTGCCGCTGACGATGGTGCTCGTCGGCCGCTTCTACTATCACGAACGGCTCGATCCGCTGCAATGGACGGCGGTCGCGTGCGCCGCGCTCGGCGTCGCGCACGAAGTGTGGGCGACGCGCGCGTTCGCGTGGCCGACGCTCGTCGTCGCGCTCGGTTATCCGCCGTATTTCGTGCTGCGCCGGCGGATCAACGCCGATTCGCTCGCCGCGTTCGCGGTCGAGATCGCGCTGCTGTGCCCGGTCGCGTTCGCGATGGTCGCGACGAGCGCGACGCGCGTGGCCGGCCATCCCGTGCTGTGGGCCGCGCTGCTGCCGGGGCTCGGCGTGCTGAGCACGCTCGCGCTCGCGAGCTACCTGAAGGCCAGCCGGATGCTGCCGATGGCCCTGTTCGGAATTCTCGGCTACGTCGAGCCCGTGCTGCTCGTCGCGGTGTCGCTGTTGCTGCTCGGCGAAACGCTGAGCGTCGCGAAGCTCGCGACGTACGGGCCGATCTGGGTCGCCGTTGCGCTGACCGCGTGGCACAGCGCCATGCTGATGCGGCGCCTGCCCGCGCACGGATAG